A stretch of Pseudomonas sp. CCC3.1 DNA encodes these proteins:
- a CDS encoding sugar phosphate isomerase/epimerase family protein: MSTFPVSISLSSYGADLVRQRGQGSFIELLAKAGATRIELREELLTEEDPVSFSQAVQQHSLECVFSSPLELWEAGQSRPNPQLIPTLQRAHAFGAKWLKVSLGYFTEHCDLQNLSACLNQQPVRLLVENDQTSQGGRIEPMLRFFDAVEQQQAPISMTFDIGNWQWQDQSASTAARLLGRHVTYLHCKGVARRPDGKLIATPPTATDLQAWADLMNHMPHGLTRAVEYPMQGSDLTWLTRQHVQVLARLSHAQQELSHV, from the coding sequence ATGAGCACATTTCCCGTTTCCATCAGCCTGTCGAGCTACGGCGCCGACCTCGTTCGCCAACGCGGACAAGGCAGTTTCATTGAGTTACTGGCCAAGGCTGGGGCGACACGCATCGAACTGCGCGAAGAACTGCTGACCGAAGAAGATCCGGTCAGTTTCAGTCAGGCGGTGCAGCAACACAGCCTGGAATGCGTGTTCTCTTCGCCTCTGGAACTGTGGGAAGCCGGACAGTCGCGGCCCAATCCGCAACTGATTCCTACCTTGCAGCGCGCTCATGCTTTTGGCGCCAAATGGCTGAAAGTCTCGCTTGGCTATTTCACCGAGCACTGCGACCTGCAAAACCTTAGCGCCTGCCTTAACCAACAGCCGGTGCGCCTGTTGGTGGAAAACGATCAGACCTCACAGGGCGGGCGCATCGAACCCATGCTGCGTTTCTTCGACGCGGTCGAGCAGCAGCAAGCCCCCATCAGCATGACGTTCGACATCGGTAACTGGCAGTGGCAAGACCAGTCAGCCAGCACCGCCGCCCGCCTGCTGGGTCGCCACGTGACCTATCTGCACTGCAAAGGCGTCGCCCGCCGCCCGGATGGCAAGTTGATTGCCACCCCGCCAACGGCCACGGACTTGCAGGCGTGGGCAGACCTCATGAACCACATGCCGCATGGCTTGACCCGCGCCGTTGAATACCCGATGCAAGGCAGCGACCTGACCTGGCTGACCCGGCAACACGTGCAGGTGCTGGCCAGACTCTCTCACGCGCAGCAGGAGCTGAGCCATGTCTAA
- a CDS encoding sugar kinase, which produces MSNVDVLSFGETMAMWVAEQSGDLAQVELFHKRIAGADSNVAIGLARLGFNVKWLSRVGADSLGRFILTALQAQGLDCQHVDIDPLHPTGFQLKSRVDDGSDPQVEYFRRGSAASHLNCSAITEPLLSARHLHATGIPAALSASCNELSFELMKSMRAAGNSVSFDPNLRPSLWASEQHMIRDINALAAHAHWVLPGLSEGQLLTGYEAPADIAAFYLDQGAEAVVIKLGAKGAYFRTAKTEQWVPAIPVANVVDTVGAGDGFAVGVISALLEKLDLNDAVQRGNWIGSRAVQSRGDMEGLPTRAELNQHTAAA; this is translated from the coding sequence ATGTCTAACGTGGATGTGTTGTCGTTTGGCGAAACCATGGCCATGTGGGTCGCCGAGCAGAGCGGCGATCTGGCGCAGGTCGAACTGTTTCATAAACGCATTGCCGGTGCTGACAGCAACGTGGCCATTGGCCTGGCACGCTTGGGCTTTAACGTGAAGTGGTTAAGCCGCGTGGGCGCTGACTCTCTCGGACGCTTTATCCTCACCGCTTTGCAAGCCCAAGGGCTGGACTGCCAGCACGTCGACATCGACCCACTGCATCCGACCGGCTTTCAGCTTAAATCCCGCGTGGACGACGGCAGCGACCCACAGGTCGAGTATTTCCGCCGAGGTTCTGCCGCCAGCCACCTGAACTGTTCTGCCATCACCGAACCATTGCTCAGCGCCCGCCATTTGCACGCCACAGGCATCCCGGCTGCGCTGTCGGCCAGTTGCAACGAACTGTCGTTTGAACTGATGAAGTCCATGCGCGCGGCGGGCAATAGCGTGTCATTCGACCCAAACCTGCGGCCTTCACTGTGGGCCAGCGAACAGCACATGATCCGCGACATCAATGCCCTAGCCGCTCACGCTCACTGGGTCTTGCCAGGGTTGAGCGAAGGCCAGTTGCTGACCGGCTACGAGGCCCCGGCCGACATCGCTGCGTTCTATCTCGACCAAGGCGCTGAGGCGGTGGTTATCAAGCTGGGGGCCAAGGGCGCCTACTTTCGCACCGCAAAAACAGAACAATGGGTACCCGCCATCCCCGTCGCCAACGTCGTCGATACCGTCGGCGCGGGTGATGGCTTTGCTGTCGGCGTGATCAGCGCCCTGCTGGAAAAGCTCGACCTTAACGACGCCGTTCAACGCGGCAACTGGATTGGCAGCCGCGCTGTGCAAAGCCGTGGCGATATGGAGGGCCTGCCAACCCGCGCAGAACTGAACCAACACACCGCTGCCGCCTGA